The DNA segment AGTTTAGCTTTGGAAACTGAATCCGTAGGTAGATTACTACTCATATTTGCAGTGTTTTAATAACTGTTGTACGTTTTATGCTTTCAAAAGTTTTGCAGCTTTAAGAAAGAATCGTAATACTCATATCGCGTAAATCGTTCATTCATActaaacaaataaataaataaataaatgaataaataaatagaaatatatagtaatatatacataataGTATTTCATAATAACCAATGTCAATGTTCTTCATCTCGCAAACATGTCTTACAACGTAGTCAAGTTTTTGTGGGAAGTATTGTATCTTATATGTTGTGCATTGGAaaccttcttcaattcttgtaaCCTTTCTCTCAAGTATGGAACATCTCTCAAGTTCTTTTCTAATACCAATCTTTCTTCCTCAAACTTCAATCTCTTAGTTGCGTTCAATTCACCGAAGAAATAACCACCTTTTCCATCGAATTTAAGCAAATAATTATGGAAGTGCCATAATGCAGGCCTGTGTGCGACCGATAATAACGAAATTCCTAATTCTTGAGCATGCTTATACATAAATTGTTCCATTGTTGGAGAGACAGCCGAAGTACATTCATCCAAAACAGCAAATTTAGGCTTGTGGTAATACAACCTAGCCATGGCCAATCTTTGTTGAGCTCCGACTGATAATTCTTCAGCCCAGTTACGCGTCATATTCCAAGGGTCTTCACCAATAAGCAAGTCAtctaattgcaaaattttcataatttcGTCCAAATTCTTATCCGAGTTGGCGTCTTTATTTTTGTCGAACTCGTCAAGGGAATCCGGATAAATAATCTGTTCTCTCAAATTACCCTTACATAAATAAGCTCTCTGAGGTAAATAAAACATATTCTTAGTGGTTGGAATAGTCAAGTTACCCTCGTTGCATGGCCATAAGCCACCTAACATTCTGAACAATGAAGATTTACCAGAACCATTTGGCCCTGCAATCAACAAGTGTTGGCCATGTTTGACACTAAAATTCAAACATTCAATCAAGGTGACATCAGCAGGGGTGACCAATCTAACGTCCTTAAAAGTGATATCATCACCGTAGTTCACATTGTTGGAGGTTGAAAGTTGATCACCGGTAGGAAGTGCGTCTTTTAATTTTCTCTTTTGAATCTCAACTAACGCCTCTTGGAAGTCGGCGACTCTAGTAGCATGGCCAAGAACTTGTAAAAGatatcttcttgaataaatcaatCTGTCTAACGAATCAGAGGCACTCAAAAGTAATCTTCTATTCGTAATGAAGTCAGCCGAGGCAGATGGATTTGGGTCGTTACCCAAATATCTGTTAATAAATACTGGGGCCGAACATAACACTAAACCAGCAGCCCCCCAAAAGTACTTCACAATAAAAGTTTGTGCTATTTCATGAATGGCCTTTTTCCAATATTCCATCTTCAAGAATCTTTCTAATTGATAGTAACaataatcaatataatCCAATTCACGATTATAACCCCTTAAGAACGCAATTTCTTCGCTATTGGTGACAATCTTAGAGTGGGCCGATCTTAATTGGCCTTCTAAGTTTGCTCTTTCAGCAGCGATCTTAGCAAACGGAGGCGAAAAGAAACGCAAGATAATAGTCGAGAAATGGGCAATAATCCCCAATGCAAGACTACCTTCACCGCTCCCAACACCGCTTTTTGATAACTCCCTCGCACATAACAACATATCCAATGTAGGCTTCAACAATTGACCTGGCAAACTCGATAACGCCTGGGCCAATCTTGCCACATCGGTGGAAATTCTTTGATCCGGATCTTTAATCTTGCTGTCGGATAACTGGATCAAAGAATAGTAGTTAGGATCAAGATTGTCGGGCAAATAGTCCTCCATGATGCTATTATTCATGTTACATCTCAACGACCTCCGTAACATGCTCCTAGTCCATGTCAATAACGAATTGACCAAGGATGCGGGAAACCCAATCAACATCCACACCGCCAACAACTTCCCGAACACCCTGAGCCTTTTACTGACCAAAGCACCCACTAATTTACCGTCCAAACTGGCAACCTTGATCGTCAAATACGCCCTTATCACCAACAACACCAAATGTGCCCCCAAGTACATCACCGCCAGATTTGTCCACCCTGGTATTGCTGACCGGAACAACCTAAGTCCCGCTTGCTTGCTGATTTTggtcttcttcttttccaCTTCCTTCGAAACATCCTCTCTCTTGGTACGTCTTGACTTGGTATTAGTTGCGCCCGAAAAAGCAGCCGTaatcaaaagaatataCGACGAGTTCAAAAAGAGTGATCTATTATTCTTGTATACATTGAATACCGCCAATGCAAATGAGCTATCGGTGGCCTTTTTATACGACATTTCTAAcccaataaaatttatctaaCACTCTAACAGTGTTTAgttcttcaataatattaaaacGTCTTGATTTATATCGTCAACAGGCTTACTCTCTGCTTAAAAACTACCATATATTACCGGAAGAGGTTCAATTTCACTGTGATTTTTAACTGTGGGGGGAATTTAAGGGCCGCTTACATAAACTTTACGATGGTGCTGACAAATCGATTATCTATTCACTATATAAGAGACCGAGTAGAGTGAAATCATACTAAGTACTCCCTTACCTTCTATTGGGTCTGTAGTATATCAGAAACCTTCTTCTTGCCCGCGTCGATTTTGGACTGCAATTCGTCCATGCGGttataatagaaataattggCCAAATCTGTGGTGTTCTTGCAATCTGGGGTTTGACTGAGAAGCCTTTCGTACAATTGGCAGATATCATCCACAGACGGAGACTCTTCAAGATTGAGCAGGCCTTGTTGTATAGATAATTGAGTACTGGCATGATCGAACCACTCACGAGACACATATTCTAGTTTCTGCTCGCTGGGCGACACCGATGATGGTTCGATGAGGCCGTTCATGTGGAGGAGCTGTGTTAACAACAATAAATCGCGTTTGGAGTAGGTGCTTGGATCCGTGGGGTCTGTGGATACATTGGCTGAACTCATggttattatatttgactGACAGCCGACTTTGagttgaaagaagaaagagttTGGCGGTGCAACATTTTGACCTGATTCGATATGCGTAGAAGGGCCACAAACAGGAGAGTGGCTTTACCATTTTGTCAACAtggattttgaaattagaCAGTACTAGCAGCAGGTAGAATGCAAACTATTCATTCTACACGAGAAAAGGTTCGGGAAAGAGATATATTGAGCATATGCGGACGTAGAAATGACGATTAAGAAGCTATCACCGGATTTTGAAGAGCGGTTTGCCCGAATAAGCATCGATTTATCGGGTTGTGGAGCTAACGAAGGCCACAGCAGATTAGACCCAGAGATCACCAACCCCGAGACGGCAAGATCGTTTGGCGTGGCAAGATCGAGCAGAAAGAAGACATATCCGTCCCATCTATACCCGAATGGGACGCCTAGTACTAACTATACCACGCCATCTAAACAGCCCGTATTGTCTACGGCCAAGAGGGCCAAATCGAGAAACCTTTCGAATCAGCTCAAAATTGCATCCAACTCTACGACAGATGATCATTTAGCGGTCACGCCAACGAGAATTGAATCCCAGAATACACATAAGCATGGAAATAGGTCCATGTCTACCGTGAAACAGCCGTCGAAGAGAATATTGAGTTGTCCGATGTCTGAAAGACCGAACCGAACAAAAGACCACCTGTTTTCTTTCATGAAGGAAACGTCTTCATCAATGAACAAGCATGTGAATGTTTTCAACAGCGGTGTTGGAACGTCGCCTACCCCAAATCGGGTATCCCAAGAACCCCAGCCACTGACAAAGAGAGTCAGCTCATCTAACACGACAAAGAGAAGGCATCAGCTAGAACATCGTACTCGTAATATAAGCGGAGGAAGCTACAATAATGGAGCACgagaaagaagaatcaTGTCAACGCAAGCACCTGTTACTAGACCCACCGATATCACCAATATAAGCTATAGCGTGCCCACGCTGAAGTTCCATGAGATTAAGTCGAAAGATgagaatttaaagattcCTAACTACAATGGGTTGGGCTACAATCCTCCATATGACTCTATGAACTCGCCGTCGAAGCACAGACATGTTTCCCAGCCATTTACTCAAAAATCAAAAGATGATGTATACGATAGGTTGTATAACAATTCAAACAGTAATAGAACCAAGACAGGAACCACGTCTCCCAGAAGCCTAAATTCAAGACTGGAGTGCCACCAAACTAGAAACCAATGTTCAGAGAATGAGTCGAATAATACGGAGACTCCAAAAATTCAGAATACGCATGAACTCTTGCTGATAATTTACCGGGAAGATCctgatttattttcttttgggTATACAAGTCATAAAGATTTCAACAAACGACAACATATGGATACCCAGAACTTGAATTCTGGTGTAAGTGGATATTCGGGACCATTGAGCATATACGAAAGAGGTGAAATATTGAGAAAGAaggatatatattttatgccGAGCGAAAATGGCAATACCTTGGAAAATGATCCCAGGTCAATTAACGTTAGAAATTACAGCCAGAATTTTGGATTTGATGATAAGACCggaaattatataattgttCCTCATGACCACATCAACTATCGTTACGAAATTGAAACAATATTAGGAAACGGTTCATTTGGTAATGTGGTGAGATGCAAAGATcacaaatattttgattctgaaaataataacaaaacAGTtgcaataaaaataatcaagaaCGATATAAAATGGTCGTTACAAGCTGTATACGAAACCAAAATGTTAAAGCATTTAAACGAGAAAATGAAAACCACCGAAAAAACACTATTCGAAAAGGATTTCCCTATACTAACATACATTGATCATTTCCATTTTAGAGGTCATATGTGTATTATATCTGAAATGTTATCACTAAATTTATACTCTTTACTAGAAATCATAAGATTTCGTGGCCTATCGTTAAATCTTTTAAGACTGTTTTCTAGGAGTATATTGACGGGATTGGACTTCATacataaacaaaatattattcattgtGATATAAAACCTGAAAATATCATGATAAAGTTGCCATCAAATTTCCATCCAAACAATGATGCAgtaaatgaaaaagatcTCGTGGTGaagattattgattttggctCCTCTTGTTTTGATAAGGAAATTTCCTACTCTTATATCCAATCAAGATTCTACAGAGCACCAGAAGTTGTACTTGGCGCTAGTTACAATAATATGATTGATATTTGGTCATTTGGTTGTGTAATAGCGGAATTATTTTCAGGAGCACCATTACTTGCAGGTAAGAATGAGTTGGAGCAGATTGGCTTAATATTAGAGTTATTTGGTGCTCCCAATAGCAGCCTTATTCTAGAACAAAGAGATAAGTTAATGAAATCAGCAAAGAGACAAAAAGCTGCtactaatttcaataacatTGACCCGAATAAAGGTATTGATCAATCGGTCATGAATAAAGTCTCTGTGGATGAAAAGACAATCCGAAAAACGCTTCTCTTTAGTCTTTTTGACATACTGGGGAAAATCAATTTACAATTCCTTAACATGAGGAGCCAAGTGGTTGCAAATACAATCTCTTCAACAATACCAGGAGCTTCTGCtgtaaagaaaaaattcaaaccaAATTCTAAAGGTTTGGAAATTTTGTTACGTCTAAATACGACCAGAGAAACTAAAAAGGACATTCAGTTATTCTCTAAATTTTTGcattcaatttttaaatgGAACCCTTCGGAAAGACCTCCTGCatcagaattattaaatgattcGTTTTTGAGGGAATTATAAGgtagataaatatatagcCTAAATTAGACAACTATTAATCCATTATAACCTAGCTGTAAAACTGCAAAAAGTGCGGGTTTGGGcccaaaaaaaaagaaaattgcGAATTCTGTGGATCGAACACAGGACCTTCAGATTAACTGGACCGAAGTTGACTTCAGTCTGACGCTCTCCCAACTGAGCTAAATCCGCAGATTTCTTTACTTTTCCgacaataaaatttactATATATTCGCATATTGACATCTTTAGATACTTTCGGGACTACGAAAGGTACTCAGAATATCTACGAAATATGGAATAGACATTCAAGTTAATTTGTATAGAATTTCATGTGTGGTTCCATAAAATCAAGTCATTTATGTGTAACTGAAGAATTCTTGCTATAACGAGAATCATGTGAACCTTTTATTCTCTTGTCGCACAGTCCCCACAGTCATGACATAATTTTGATCTTTTTTATACTATGTACTAGTTACTTAGCCATACTTGAAAATGTCAGAAAAAACTGGTAAGGATAACTTCAAGTATCGTGAAAGGGCCTCCAAGgttctttcaaaaatgtATGATAAAACAAGTGATATTGCTGGAAACAATTCAGGTAAGAATAAAGGAATTGCGGCTGGGACAGCAGCTTCTCTTATCAGTTTAGGAATTGATCGAATTAATCAAGGACAATCGGTAGATGAGACTGATGGTTTACCATAtactgaagatgaattgaatcaattgaaagaattggaatCGGAAATGGATGACAGCAAGTCTTCTCATTTTGTCGATAGATTCATGgagaaattattgaagcaTGCCATTCCAACAGATGGGCCAGAGAAAGAAATGCTTGAAAGGAGAGTGGCAGATCCTGAACGACTCAAGAAACCGAATTTGTCAATTAGGATACTTACGTCTAATTTTAAGAGATTAAGTTCGAAGATGAGTTCATTTTTTGTATTACAGTACGGTTTGATTCACATTATCACCTGGAGAAAGCCTACTAAAACTTTATCATTTTTGGTTTTCTATACCTCAATTTGCTTGTGGCCACATCTCATATTGGCTTACCCAATGATTTTTCTTATATTTGGAGTAATGTTACCAGCGTATATCCATAGACACCCCATGAGAACCCCGGAATTGATAAAAGTTAAAAAAAGAGGGCAATCGATATTagattttttcaatctGTCAAGTGATACTAGtgttattgaagatttaattGGCAAAGATTATCATAACGATTCAGGTTCAGAGTCTGATTCTCTCCAACCTGTtatttctaaatcttcTGATACTTCTAGCATGTTCAGCAAGAAGCCCGTGTCAGcatcaaaattaaaagacGGTGATGTAAATGAACGTATACAGAAGAAGGATAAAACTCGTCATGTGAAGTCACAAATGACGTTGTTTATTAATATGAGAGATTTACAAAACTTGACGACAGATGTTCTTAATGGGATTAATGGCGCAGAGAAATTTTGGTATGAAACAGCTGGATTTAAGGACGAAAGGCTTTCCACGTTTATATTTTACGGAGTGATTGCTGCTACTTCCATAGTCTTGGTATTTGGACGTTTCATTCCATGGCgattaatttttattcaatcGGGATGGGCCGGACTTATAGTTTGTCATCCAAATAGTAAGAAATACATTATGAGTATTAAAAAGTCAAAGAAGGCTAAGAAGGTGAAGGATGTAAAAGAATCCAAAGAGAAAGAGGGTAGATTTGAGAGACAcgacattattattgatgattctGCAGAAATAAGGATTGTAGAGGTGTTCGAATTACAGAACAAGAACATGCTGAATAATCAATGGTCTTTCCATAGATATACAAGCAATATGTTTGACATTAAAAACCACGCAAGAGCGGCAGGAAAAAGGCCTCTTGGGGTGGATGACTTATCAAAGGTATTACCTCCTCCCGATTGGAAATTCGATATGGGGTATGCCAATAAATGGGAGATTGACATTGATCCACAAAAGTTTTTTAAAGAgagaaatatcaataatccGTACTTACAAGTACATGAAGATGAGAAAGAAGGTTGGATATATGATAAATTGGACGGGGTAGACAATCTGGATTCTAGTTATGAGTTCAGAAGAAGGAGGTTATCGAGAGAATGCTACAGGTATTCTAGACCCCCTGTTATCCCGAAGAATACATaggatatatatatttattacaCTATTTGCTTTTTGATACAAACGTCGTAGAATTACATTAATCATCACTCATCTTCTAACCCCGGCATGCCTTCGAATAACCTACCATAACATGGACTCTCAAAATCCTTGTAATGGTCGTATGGTCGAGAGTGATCCAAATAACAACCAcataaattacaaaaaaatGTACGACACGACGAGCAGCACATTTTATTACAACCATCTAATCtttgaatgatgatttCGCAAGTAGGGCACTTTCTTAAACCTTGATTTTCGTCATTCAACATATCGTTAAACATCTTATCCATAAGGTATTCGTTGGCCATTTTACGGATCAAGGCTTTTCCATAAAGATATCCCAACCTAATTCGTTCCTTTGAGTTTTCTCCACTTTCTAACCACAAGTCCAATCCCTCTAGAGGTATATCAGAATACATATGACTCTTATCCTTTTTGACGCATTTATAATAAGTACCATGCCATGATTTATGACAATCATTGCAAAATGCGTATTTGCATCTTCGACATATTACTAAGGGGTCGCTTGTATTTTCCCTAAATATTTGTTCTGGACATCCTGTCCTAGGACATGAAACCAACCTTGCGGGAAACAATTTCGAAATAAGATCATACTGCTGCTTTATGAAAAGATCTTGATATCTTTTAACCATTTCTTCCGAACTAGAGTCCGaatctttaaatttcaaGATTCTGGATAAAAGCTCAAAGGATATGGGCGGAGTCATGATATTAGccttaaattcattaaagtTGAATGtatctatatttatacCATCCAATCTCAAGTACTTATCTTTTAGTTGGATAAACTTCTTAGTACATTCATAATGAGGACAGTGGACCTTATCAATATCTCCCGTATTAATCAACgatataaaataatcataaAGACAACTGTTACAAAATACATGACCACATGAATCAAATCTGGAGCAATTTGCACCCTTAAAGTCATCCTGACAAATATCACAAGTAAATGTTTCGTTATCAAACTGTGATTTTACTTCTGACACGTTAAACTCCTGGAAATTCCGATACTTCTCAACGTCAGTACCACAATCTATCACTGGACCAATTAGCGTTTCCAAATGGTTATCGATTTTTTCTTGTATAAAATCGATCAGTGCATAAAGAACTTGGTCTTTAAAATCATCCCACAATTTATGCAAGCTTGAGTAAAGCGACTCAACGTCACTATCTGATAGGATTGTTGTATTAATATGGAATTCTGGTGGCTCTTCAAAAGGATATTTCTCAGTCACTTTGAATGTAAGCTGTACAGGAGGAagatttttaattttatctttcCTTACATGCCTATCTGTAATTTCAGTAGCCAGATCTATTTGCACCTGTTTATCTGAAACTAGTAAGTTTCCATCATGTAATATGATTTCGATATCCTTTTCAAGCCGTATAGGTATAATGGCAGATCCTGTCAAGtttttataattaatgTCTGTTGTATTAGAATATATTGCTTCTAAAGACTGTAGCTCTTGTATTCTAATATCATCTGAAAATTCCTCAGATCTATTATCATCCAGTAACCGTTCCATATCCATATCCATGACTATacataattttttgttttattgAGGTTTATCTGATCTAATGCTAGGATAAATGATGAGTTTTAATCGCATGAAATTTCTCGCAGAAAATGAACACgatttgaaaagtttaCCGTTTCCTATAGTTAAAGATCAGGTCATAATTTAAGATAACGATACACTAATATCTTATAGATTCGTTAATAGTATTATCAATGGAATCTTTTACTACTAAAGTACGAACTTTTGATGCTTTTCCAAAGGTTGATGCAGAACATACTGTTAGATCATCGAGAGGTGGATTTTCTACATTAGTTACTATTGTCTGTGGGTTATTGATACTTTGGGTAGAAATAGGAGGATTCCTTGGTGGATATGTAGATCATCAGTTTACAATTGACGACAAAGTAAAATCAGATTTATCACTTAATATCGATATGTTGGTTGCCATGCCGTGTGAATTTCTTCACACCAACGTCATGGACATCACCGACGACAGATTCTTGGCCGgtgaattattgaacttCGAAGGGACCAACTTCTTCTTGCCCCAACactttgaaataaatagcAAGAATACCGATCATGATACACCTGACTTGGACCATGTCATGCAAGAAACCTTGAGAGCTGAATTCAGAGTAGCAGGTGCCCGTGTCAACGAAGGAGCACCAGCTTGTCATATTTTTGGCTCCATACCAGTTAACCAAGTTAAAGGAGATTTCCATATCACTGGAAAAGGTTTTGGGTATAACGATGGAAGACTGGTCGTTCCATTCGAAGCGTTGAACTTCACGCATGTCATTTCGGAATTTTCGTATGGTGATTTTTATCCATTCATAAATAACCCGTTAGACTTTACTGGTAAAGTTACGGAACAAAAGCTACAAGCGTACAAATACTACTCTAAAGTTGTTCCTACTATCTATGAGAAATTAGGCATGATAATTGATACAAACCAATATTCTTTGACCGAACAACACAATGTATATAAAGTCAACCGTTTTAATAATGTCGAAGGTATTCCAggtattttcttcaagtatGAATTTGAGCCTATAAAATTGATCATATCCGAAAAGAGAATTCCATTTATTCAGTTTGTGTCTAGGTTGGCTACCATTATCGGAGGTTTGCTCATTGTAGCTGGATACCTCTATCGTTTATACGAAAAATTTCTCACGGTATTATTTGGTAAGAGGTATACAGAAAGAGACACAGAAAAGTTGCGTGGTGGTTTGCTTGACAGGGATTCTccaaaaatcaaaaaagaCTATTGATGCCTAGCTTATATATAGATTTTGTTAGAACGTCAAAATAAAATGTATGCCCTAATTAGGAATGTGTATGCGATCGTATTTTtcgttatcatttttttgaaaaattaggaTCTCTCCACCCGTATTGGGTATAAACTTATTCACCTTTTGAGAAATTCGTAAAATCATACCATGATTTGCTCATAAAACGTGTAATATGACAGTAAGCAATAAAAAGAGAGCTCTGTCTTCAGACTACGGGGAAAAACCTAAGATAAAGAGATCTAGAAATGGGTGTCATAATTGCAAAAGACTTAAGATAAAGTGCGACGAGTGTAAACCTAAATGTTCATACTGTATTAAAACCGACACCAAATGTGATTATACTATGAAATTGACATGGGGTGGCAGGCCATATAAGAATGGAACTAAGCGAAACAAACTGGGAAATGCAAATGGGTCGCATACTTTTGAAGGGATCAAGCTGGAATTGAACTCTAAACAAGGTACGGAGAACGATAAGATACAATTCATTGTTGAAGGAACGAATATGAATCAAGTCAAGACAGAACCGAATGATAAACGGAAGATTTTGTCACCGTCAACGTCGACGAACTCGACGAACTCGACAAACCAGGTTAAAGGTGATCTGGAGAAGAAGCCTAGCCCTGAGGACATGTATGGGAAAAGTGCCAAATCAAATAAGTGTTTCGGTGAAACAGAATTATCAAAACCATCCAGCTTAATGAATGTTCTGAACTCACCACCAGCATTTGCAACACCGAGCGGTGATTCGATTCTAAGTGATTTCGAAACTTTTCCACAGCATCAGAATTTCAACTCTCTTGGTACCAGGTCGCCTAACCAGGACCTAAACGATTTGCTGAATACCAATGGAAATGATCCTGTTTCTACAGATGTTGTATACAAACCAACATCTAAGATTGAAACACCGAGGGAAGacaatttaaattcaattattgatagTATTCCTGAGATTTCAACAGGTATTGAAAGCTTATCAAATGAGTTGGAGAGAATCTCCAATGGTGGCTATCTGCTTAATTTGAAAACGTCCgagattttgaataactATGTGCTCTCGAACTTGGATGAAAGTACAGAACATTCCACAGACAAATTCTCAGGCATGAACAGGTTTTATAATAAGGACTTCCTCAGCACTCAAACTCCGTGGAGTCCTTCAAGTGATTTGAATATCG comes from the Debaryomyces hansenii CBS767 chromosome B complete sequence genome and includes:
- a CDS encoding DEHA2B08646p (similar to uniprot|P34230 Saccharomyces cerevisiae YKL188C PXA2 Homolog of the human adrenoleukodystrophy transporter); the encoded protein is MSYKKATDSSFALAVFNVYKNNRSLFLNSSYILLITAAFSGATNTKSRRTKREDVSKEVEKKKTKISKQAGLRLFRSAIPGWTNSAVMYLGAHLVLLVIRAYLTIKVASLDGKLVGALVSKRLRVFGKLLAVWMLIGFPASLVNSLLTWTRSMLRRSLRCNMNNSIMEDYLPDNLDPNYYSLIQLSDSKIKDPDQRISTDVARLAQALSSLPGQLLKPTLDMLLCARELSKSGVGSGEGSLALGIIAHFSTIILRFFSPPFAKIAAERANLEGQLRSAHSKIVTNSEEIAFLRGYNRELDYIDYCYYQLERFLKMEYWKKAIHEIAQTFIVKYFWGAAGLVLCSAPVFINRYLGNDPNPSASADFITNRRLLLSASDSLDRLIYSRRYLLQVLGHATRVADFQEALVEIQKRKLKDALPTGDQLSTSNNVNYGDDITFKDVRLVTPADVTLIECLNFSVKHGQHLLIAGPNGSGKSSLFRMLGGLWPCNEGNLTIPTTKNMFYLPQRAYLCKGNLREQIIYPDSLDEFDKNKDANSDKNLDEIMKILQLDDLLIGEDPWNMTRNWAEELSVGAQQRLAMARLYYHKPKFAVLDECTSAVSPTMEQFMYKHAQELGISLLSVAHRPALWHFHNYLLKFDGKGGYFFGELNATKRLKFEEERLVLEKNLRDVPYLRERLQELKKVSNAQHIRYNTSHKNLTTL
- a CDS encoding DEHA2B08668p (similar to CA4994|IPF2033 Candida albicans IPF2033); this encodes MSSANVSTDPTDPSTYSKRDLLLLTQLLHMNGLIEPSSVSPSEQKLEYVSREWFDHASTQLSIQQGSLNLEESPSVDDICQLYERLLSQTPDCKNTTDLANYFYYNRMDELQSKIDAGKKKVSDILQTQ
- a CDS encoding DEHA2B08690p (some similarities with uniprot|P14680 Saccharomyces cerevisiae YJL141C YAK1 Serine-threonine protein kinase that is part of a glucose-sensing system involved in growth control in response to glucose availability), with amino-acid sequence MTIKKLSPDFEERFARISIDLSGCGANEGHSRLDPEITNPETARSFGVARSSRKKTYPSHLYPNGTPSTNYTTPSKQPVLSTAKRAKSRNLSNQLKIASNSTTDDHLAVTPTRIESQNTHKHGNRSMSTVKQPSKRILSCPMSERPNRTKDHSFSFMKETSSSMNKHVNVFNSGVGTSPTPNRVSQEPQPSTKRVSSSNTTKRRHQLEHRTRNISGGSYNNGARERRIMSTQAPVTRPTDITNISYSVPTSKFHEIKSKDENLKIPNYNGLGYNPPYDSMNSPSKHRHVSQPFTQKSKDDVYDRLYNNSNSNRTKTGTTSPRSLNSRSECHQTRNQCSENESNNTETPKIQNTHELLSIIYREDPDLFSFGYTSHKDFNKRQHMDTQNLNSGVSGYSGPLSIYERGEILRKKDIYFMPSENGNTLENDPRSINVRNYSQNFGFDDKTGNYIIVPHDHINYRYEIETILGNGSFGNVVRCKDHKYFDSENNNKTVAIKIIKNDIKWSLQAVYETKMLKHLNEKMKTTEKTLFEKDFPILTYIDHFHFRGHMCIISEMLSLNLYSLLEIIRFRGLSLNLLRSFSRSILTGLDFIHKQNIIHCDIKPENIMIKLPSNFHPNNDAVNEKDLVVKIIDFGSSCFDKEISYSYIQSRFYRAPEVVLGASYNNMIDIWSFGCVIAELFSGAPLLAGKNELEQIGLILELFGAPNSSLILEQRDKLMKSAKRQKAATNFNNIDPNKGIDQSVMNKVSVDEKTIRKTLLFSLFDISGKINLQFLNMRSQVVANTISSTIPGASAVKKKFKPNSKGLEILLRLNTTRETKKDIQLFSKFLHSIFKWNPSERPPASELLNDSFLREL
- a CDS encoding DEHA2B08734p (weakly similar to uniprot|P38848 Saccharomyces cerevisiae YHR150W PEX28 Peroxisomal integral membrane protein involved in regulation of peroxisome size and number); its protein translation is MSEKTGKDNFKYRERASKVLSKMYDKTSDIAGNNSGKNKGIAAGTAASLISLGIDRINQGQSVDETDGLPYTEDELNQLKELESEMDDSKSSHFVDRFMEKLLKHAIPTDGPEKEMLERRVADPERLKKPNLSIRILTSNFKRLSSKMSSFFVLQYGLIHIITWRKPTKTLSFLVFYTSICLWPHLILAYPMIFLIFGVMLPAYIHRHPMRTPELIKVKKRGQSILDFFNSSSDTSVIEDLIGKDYHNDSGSESDSLQPVISKSSDTSSMFSKKPVSASKLKDGDVNERIQKKDKTRHVKSQMTLFINMRDLQNLTTDVLNGINGAEKFWYETAGFKDERLSTFIFYGVIAATSIVLVFGRFIPWRLIFIQSGWAGLIVCHPNSKKYIMSIKKSKKAKKVKDVKESKEKEGRFERHDIIIDDSAEIRIVEVFELQNKNMSNNQWSFHRYTSNMFDIKNHARAAGKRPLGVDDLSKVLPPPDWKFDMGYANKWEIDIDPQKFFKERNINNPYLQVHEDEKEGWIYDKLDGVDNSDSSYEFRRRRLSRECYRYSRPPVIPKNT
- a CDS encoding DEHA2B08756p (weakly similar to uniprot|Q04638 Saccharomyces cerevisiae YML068W ITT1 Protein that modulates the efficiency of translation termination), whose protein sequence is MDMDMERLSDDNRSEEFSDDIRIQELQSLEAIYSNTTDINYKNLTGSAIIPIRLEKDIEIILHDGNLLVSDKQVQIDSATEITDRHVRKDKIKNLPPVQLTFKVTEKYPFEEPPEFHINTTILSDSDVESLYSSLHKLWDDFKDQVLYASIDFIQEKIDNHLETLIGPVIDCGTDVEKYRNFQEFNVSEVKSQFDNETFTCDICQDDFKGANCSRFDSCGHVFCNSCLYDYFISLINTGDIDKVHCPHYECTKKFIQLKDKYLRLDGINIDTFNFNEFKANIMTPPISFELLSRILKFKDSDSSSEEMVKRYQDLFIKQQYDLISKLFPARLVSCPRTGCPEQIFRENTSDPLVICRRCKYAFCNDCHKSWHGTYYKCVKKDKSHMYSDIPLEGLDLWLESGENSKERIRLGYLYGKALIRKMANEYLMDKMFNDMLNDENQGLRKCPTCEIIIQRLDGCNKMCCSSCRTFFCNLCGCYLDHSRPYDHYKDFESPCYGRLFEGMPGLEDE